In the Candidatus Cloacimonadota bacterium genome, CCAGCCCGCTTTGATCAGCGAAAACTACCGGCGTTTTCTGCACAATCAGATCCGGGAAATGTTCACCTTCGAGGGCGTGAGCATCAAGCTCATCTTTCGCGGCCGGAAGGAAGGAGAGGTGGAGCAGTGACGTCGATCGTGGCGTGGACGCTGATTTGCCTGCTGGCCTATCTGATCGGCAGCATCCCCTTTGGCTGGCTGGCCGGAAAGCTGTTGCACAAAAAAGACATCCGCGCCGGCGGCAGCGGCAATATCGGCGCCACCAACGCCCTGCGCCAATATGGTGTGAAGACCGGTGTGCTGGTGCTGCTGCTGGACCTGCTGAAGGGTTTTGCCGTGGCCTGGCTGCTTCTGAACGTTGTCCCCGGCCTGCTGGGCAATTTTGTGCCCGCGCTGCCCACCGAACGCAATGTGTTTCTGCTGCCTGCTTTGGCGGTGATCCTGGGACACATGTTCCCCGTGTGGCTGAATTTCAAAGGCGGCAAGGGCGTTGCCACCGCCGCGGGAGTCTATCTGGCGCTGGCACCGGTGCCGCTGTTGGCGGCACTGCTGGTTTTTCTGCTGGTCACGGCGCTCAGCCGCTATGTGTCGTTGGGCTCGATCCTGGCCGCGGCCTTTCTGTTTGCGGCAGAGCTTTTGTGGAACATCTTTGTGCTCCGCGAACCGGAATTTCCCTGGCTGACGCTGATCGTGGCCTTGCTGGTGATCTACAAACACAGCCCGAACATCCTGCGCCTGCTGGAAGGCAGGGAAAACAGGCTGAGTTTCGGCAATAGGAGCAAAGCCTGATGTGCGGGATCATGGGAGTTTTCGGCAGCCCGGAAGCCGCCAGCCTGGCCGCTTTGGGGATGTTCGCCGAGCAGCACCGAGGCCAGGAAAGCTGCGGCATGGCGGTTTGCGACGGCAAGGTTTTGCGGCTGCACAAGAGCATGGGACTGGTGAAGGAAGTGTTCACCCCTGAAGTGCTTCAAACCCTGCCGGGAAACATCGCCATCGGCCATGTGCGCTATCCCACCAAGGGTTCCGCCACCGCCTTCAATTCCCAGCCCCATCTGGTGGAGACGCTGTTCGGCCCTTCCTACGCGCTGGCCAGCAACGGCGACCTGGTGAACTACGCCTCCGTCCGGGCCGGTCTGGAAGCTGAAAACGTTTATTTCAAGAGCGACAACGACGGCGAGCTGCTGGTTAAATTCATCGCCTGGCGGATCGCCCAGGGCGACGATCCGGCCGATGCCATCCGGGCCCTGATGCGCGGGATCAGGGGAGCTTATTCGTGCGTATTCGTCACCAGGAGTGAACTTTACCTCTTCCGCGATCCGCTCTCCATGCGTCCCATGGTTTGGGGCAAAACCGCGGAGGGAGCTGTGGTGGTGGCCTCCGAAAGCTGCGCGCTGGACACTTTGCGGGTGAGCGAACGCCGGGAAGTGCCGCCCGCCGGGATCATCCGCGTAAGCCAGGCCGGGATCACGATCCTGGAAAATGACCCCAACCTCTACCGGACCCGGCGCCACAACAGCTACTGCGTTTTCGAACACATCTATTTTTCCCGGCCGGACAGCTTTCACTTCGGCGAAAACGTCTTTGCCGTGCGCGAAAAGATCGGCGCCCTGCTGGCCAAGGAAGACGCAGGCCTTGAAGCGGATTGCGTGGTGCCAGTGCCGGACTCCTCGAATTTCATGGCCGTGGGCTACGCCGCCGCCAGCGGGATACCGCTGTCGCTGGGCCTGATCCGTAACCACTACATCGGCCGCACCTTCATCAAACCGGAACAGACCATCCGCGACGAGAGCGTGCGCCAGAAATTCAACCCCCTGTCCAACTTCTTCGATGGCAAAAAGGTGGTACTGGTGGACGATTCGATCGTGCGCGGGACAACCATCCGCAAGATCGTGCGGATGATCAAGGACGCCGGGGCGAAAGAGATCCATCTGCGCATCGGCTCACCCCAAGTGAAGTTTTCCTGCTATTTCGGGATCGACACACCTCATCCCGAGGAACTGGCCGCCAACCGCTATTCCCTGGACGAGATCCGCGAACGGACCGGGGTGGACAGCCTGAAACACCTGTCTTTGGCCAGCCTGGCCATGTGTTTGAACAAACCTGAAGAATACTGCTACGCCTGCTTTGACGGGCATTATCCCCTGGAGAAGGAATGATCGGCGAACTGCTTGAAAAGTTTGGCGGACAGCGCGTGCTGGTGTTGGGTGACGTGATGCTGGACCAGTATGTGTGGGGACGGGTGGACCGCATCTCGCCGGAAGCGCCGGTTCCCGTTCTGGAAGCGCAAAGCGAGGAGCTGCGTCTGGGCGGCGCGGCCAATGTGGCCCTGAACATCCGTTCCCTGGGCGGGATCCCCCTGCTGGTGGGAGTTACGGGCGCGGACAATGCCGCCGCGGAACTCAAACGGCTGCTGGAGGCCAGAGGCATCTCAGCCGACGGACTGCTGAGCGACCCGGAGCGCTCCACCACTCGCAAAATGCGGATCGGGGCAGCCAATCAGCAGATCGTGCGGATCGATTATGAAAACGAGGACGAGGTGGGCAACGCGCTGCGGGAAAAGGTTTTGGCCAAGGTAAAAGCGCTTCTGGAGGATTGCCGGGCGCTGATCATCGAGGATTACGACAAGGGCCTGCTGACCGGCGAACTGATCAGCCAGGTCTTACGGCTGGCCCTCGATCAGGGTGTTCCCGTGTCCGTGGACCCCAAACTGAAGCATTTTCAGGCCTACGCCGGAGTGGACATTTTCAAGCCCAACTACAAAGAACTTCAGGCGGTGAGCGGCACGGTCTTCAGCTCCGACGAGGAATTTTTCCAGGCCGCCCGGAACCTGCGGCGGGAGATGCGGATCAGACATCTGATCGTAACCCGGAGCAGCCTGGGAATGTACATCTTCAGCGGCGATGACGCCCCGCGGCGCATCCCCACTTTCGCCAGAGAGGTTTTTGACCCCTCCGGCGCCGGCGACACCGTGATCTCCGCCCTCACGCTGGCTTGGATCAGCGGAGCGGACATCGATCTGGCCGCCGAACTGGCCAACCACGCCGCCGGTGTTGTCTGCGGCATCAAAGGAACGGCTAGCGTAACGCCGGCTCAGGTTTTGCAAAGCTACCATGAGCAAAGATAAGATCAAAAGTTGGGAGGAGGCAGCCTTCCTGGCCGGCGAGCTGAAAGCGCAGCAAGCCCGGATCGTTTTCACCAATGGCTGTTTCGATCTTCTCCACGTGGGCCACGCCCAGTATCTGGAACAGGCCAAAGCCCTGGGAGACATCCTGATCGTTGGCCTGAACAGCGATGCCAGCGTGAGCCGCCTGAAAGGCGAGGGACGCCCGGTGATCGCTGAAGCCGACCGGGCCCTGCTGCTGGCGGCCCTCGAAAGCGTGGACATGGTGGTGATCTTCAGCCAGCCCACGCCCCTGGATCTGATCGAGCTGCTCAGACCGGACGTTTTGGTGAAGGGCGGCGACTGGAAACCTGAAGCCATTGTGGGCGCGGACATCGTTTTGGCCGGAGGCGGCGAAGTGCAAAGCCTGCCTTTCAAGGAAGGATTTTCCACCAGCATGCTGATCCGGCGGATCGGGGAACTGCCCCGGGAGCGGAAATTATGAGCGAAGAAACGAAGACAGCCCAGGAAGACGTGGGCACCGTCGTAACGGTGAACGGAACCAGCGTGAAAGTGGAATTGGTTCGCGGCGCCAGCTGCAAATCCTGCTCCATGCGGGGTATGTGCTTCGGGCGCAACACCCCGGCGGTTTTCGACCTGGAAAGCGACTTGGACCTGAGTCCCGGCGACAGGGTGCAGTTGGAAATATCTCCCTCAACCCGGGTGCTGACGTCATTAATGGTGTTTGGGCTGCCTTTGCTCAGCCTCTTCGCCGGATATCTGATCGGGAGCCGCTGGCTGGCGGAGCTTCCCGCCATCGGAATTGCTTTTGGCGCCACGGCGCTTAGTTTTTTACTAATGAAACAGATAGACAAGAAATATGGCAACCGGCTGCAGGTGCGGATCGGGAGAAAGCTATGATCATCAGACTGAACGAGATGGTTTTTTATGGCTATCACGGCGTTCACGACGAGGAACGCAAACTGGGACAGCGCTTCATAGTGAGCCTGGAAATGCAGACCCGTCCGGAAACCGACGCCGCCATCAGGCAGTTGGAAGACACGGTGGACTACACCAAGGTCTATGCCCAGATCCGTGAGATCATGGAATCTCACCAATTCCAGTTGTTGGAAGCCTGCGCCAACATGCTGGCAGACAAGCTGCTGGCGGATTTTCCGCTGATCTGGCAGCTAACCCTGCGCATCCAGAAACCCTCTGTACCGATCCGGGGGATCTTGCGCAGCGTGGAAGTTGAACTAACAAGGAGTCGCTCATGATCGCCTGGCTATGCCTCGGATCAAATCAGTTGAAACCCCGCACCCAAGTGCAAAAAGCGGTGAGGATACTTGCCGCCGATCCCAAGATCCGCGTACTTCGCAAATCGTCGATGGTGC is a window encoding:
- the rfaE2 gene encoding D-glycero-beta-D-manno-heptose 1-phosphate adenylyltransferase, which encodes MSKDKIKSWEEAAFLAGELKAQQARIVFTNGCFDLLHVGHAQYLEQAKALGDILIVGLNSDASVSRLKGEGRPVIAEADRALLLAALESVDMVVIFSQPTPLDLIELLRPDVLVKGGDWKPEAIVGADIVLAGGGEVQSLPFKEGFSTSMLIRRIGELPRERKL
- the folB gene encoding dihydroneopterin aldolase, whose protein sequence is MIIRLNEMVFYGYHGVHDEERKLGQRFIVSLEMQTRPETDAAIRQLEDTVDYTKVYAQIREIMESHQFQLLEACANMLADKLLADFPLIWQLTLRIQKPSVPIRGILRSVEVELTRSRS
- the purF gene encoding amidophosphoribosyltransferase translates to MCGIMGVFGSPEAASLAALGMFAEQHRGQESCGMAVCDGKVLRLHKSMGLVKEVFTPEVLQTLPGNIAIGHVRYPTKGSATAFNSQPHLVETLFGPSYALASNGDLVNYASVRAGLEAENVYFKSDNDGELLVKFIAWRIAQGDDPADAIRALMRGIRGAYSCVFVTRSELYLFRDPLSMRPMVWGKTAEGAVVVASESCALDTLRVSERREVPPAGIIRVSQAGITILENDPNLYRTRRHNSYCVFEHIYFSRPDSFHFGENVFAVREKIGALLAKEDAGLEADCVVPVPDSSNFMAVGYAAASGIPLSLGLIRNHYIGRTFIKPEQTIRDESVRQKFNPLSNFFDGKKVVLVDDSIVRGTTIRKIVRMIKDAGAKEIHLRIGSPQVKFSCYFGIDTPHPEELAANRYSLDEIRERTGVDSLKHLSLASLAMCLNKPEEYCYACFDGHYPLEKE
- the plsY gene encoding glycerol-3-phosphate 1-O-acyltransferase PlsY, which gives rise to MTSIVAWTLICLLAYLIGSIPFGWLAGKLLHKKDIRAGGSGNIGATNALRQYGVKTGVLVLLLDLLKGFAVAWLLLNVVPGLLGNFVPALPTERNVFLLPALAVILGHMFPVWLNFKGGKGVATAAGVYLALAPVPLLAALLVFLLVTALSRYVSLGSILAAAFLFAAELLWNIFVLREPEFPWLTLIVALLVIYKHSPNILRLLEGRENRLSFGNRSKA
- the rfaE1 gene encoding D-glycero-beta-D-manno-heptose-7-phosphate kinase yields the protein MIGELLEKFGGQRVLVLGDVMLDQYVWGRVDRISPEAPVPVLEAQSEELRLGGAANVALNIRSLGGIPLLVGVTGADNAAAELKRLLEARGISADGLLSDPERSTTRKMRIGAANQQIVRIDYENEDEVGNALREKVLAKVKALLEDCRALIIEDYDKGLLTGELISQVLRLALDQGVPVSVDPKLKHFQAYAGVDIFKPNYKELQAVSGTVFSSDEEFFQAARNLRREMRIRHLIVTRSSLGMYIFSGDDAPRRIPTFAREVFDPSGAGDTVISALTLAWISGADIDLAAELANHAAGVVCGIKGTASVTPAQVLQSYHEQR
- a CDS encoding SoxR reducing system RseC family protein, with protein sequence MSEETKTAQEDVGTVVTVNGTSVKVELVRGASCKSCSMRGMCFGRNTPAVFDLESDLDLSPGDRVQLEISPSTRVLTSLMVFGLPLLSLFAGYLIGSRWLAELPAIGIAFGATALSFLLMKQIDKKYGNRLQVRIGRKL